In Massilibacterium senegalense, a genomic segment contains:
- the cysS gene encoding cysteine--tRNA ligase, with protein MAIQIYNTLTRKKEPFEPLEQGKVKMYVCGPTVYNYIHIGNARPAIVFDTVRRYFEYRGYDVQYVSNFTDVDDKLIKAAKELNTDVTTIAERFIQAYFEDVSALGVKQADVHPRVTECIPEIISFIETLVEKGFAYEVDGDVYFRTREFEGYGKLSQQPVDELQAGARITVGDKKEDPLDFALWKAEKEGEISWDSPWGKGRPGWHIECSAMIHKYLGETIDIHAGGHDLTFPHHENEIAQSEAMTGKPFANYWMHNGYININNEKMSKSLGNFILVHDIIQQYSPQVIRFFMLSVHYRHPINFNEELIQSAQNGFERIQTVLQNVKHRLEKTVNLGEKDDEWLATIGQYRDRFIEEMDDDFNTANAVSILFELAKEANKYLQETNTTEKVLMEFLQIFNEILTVLGINMETKEALLDEEIEELIQKRNKARKERHFQLADQIRDQLKEQGIILEDTPQGIRWRRG; from the coding sequence ATGGCAATTCAAATTTATAATACATTAACAAGAAAAAAAGAGCCGTTTGAACCGTTGGAGCAAGGGAAAGTAAAAATGTACGTGTGCGGACCTACGGTATACAACTATATTCATATCGGAAATGCGAGACCGGCGATTGTATTTGATACCGTTCGTCGTTATTTTGAATATCGTGGATATGACGTGCAATATGTATCAAACTTTACCGATGTAGATGATAAATTAATTAAAGCAGCAAAAGAATTAAATACAGACGTGACGACGATTGCAGAGCGTTTTATCCAAGCTTATTTTGAAGATGTAAGTGCGCTTGGAGTGAAACAAGCAGACGTTCATCCGCGGGTAACGGAATGTATTCCAGAAATCATTTCCTTTATTGAAACGTTAGTCGAAAAAGGATTTGCCTATGAAGTAGATGGCGATGTGTATTTTAGAACGCGCGAGTTTGAAGGATACGGAAAGCTTTCGCAACAACCGGTGGATGAATTGCAAGCGGGAGCAAGAATTACTGTTGGGGATAAAAAAGAAGACCCATTAGACTTTGCGTTATGGAAAGCAGAAAAAGAAGGCGAAATTTCTTGGGATAGTCCGTGGGGCAAAGGTCGTCCAGGATGGCATATTGAATGTTCTGCAATGATTCATAAATATTTAGGGGAAACAATTGACATCCATGCAGGTGGACACGATTTAACATTCCCGCATCATGAAAATGAAATCGCCCAATCAGAAGCGATGACAGGAAAACCATTTGCTAACTATTGGATGCATAATGGATATATTAATATCAACAATGAGAAAATGTCGAAGTCACTTGGAAACTTTATTTTAGTTCATGACATCATTCAACAATATTCTCCGCAAGTCATTCGCTTTTTCATGTTATCGGTCCATTACAGACACCCAATCAACTTCAACGAGGAATTGATTCAAAGTGCACAAAATGGATTTGAACGAATTCAAACGGTTCTTCAAAATGTGAAGCATCGACTCGAAAAAACGGTGAATTTAGGGGAAAAAGACGATGAATGGTTAGCGACTATCGGACAATACCGCGACCGATTCATCGAAGAAATGGATGATGATTTTAATACAGCGAATGCCGTATCGATTTTATTTGAATTAGCAAAAGAAGCAAATAAATATTTACAAGAAACGAATACGACAGAAAAAGTATTAATGGAATTTTTACAAATATTTAACGAAATTTTAACGGTATTAGGCATTAATATGGAAACAAAAGAGGCGCTATTAGACGAAGAAATAGAAGAGCTGATTCAAAAACGTAACAAAGCAAGAAAAGAGAGGCATTTTCAGTTAGCAGATCAAATTCGTGATCAATTAAAAGAACAAGGAATCATCTTAGAAGATACACCACAAGGAATTCGTTGGAGAAGAGGATAA
- the cysE gene encoding serine O-acetyltransferase: MFFKLLKEDVDVVFDQDPAARNYFEVITTYSGLHAIWMHRIAHGLWKYKFKYLARVLSQFSRFLTGIEIHPGAKIGRRFFIDHGMGVVIGETCEIGDNVTIYQGVTLGGTGKEKGKRHPTIEDNVLIATGAKVLGSITIGKNSKVGGGSVVLKNVPPNSTVVGIPGRVVVQDGKRVTHQLNHHELPDPVADRMQRLEEEIQQLKQQLEQNIRSEKENGNSNL; this comes from the coding sequence ATGTTTTTTAAATTATTAAAAGAAGATGTAGATGTTGTATTTGATCAAGACCCAGCAGCGAGAAATTATTTTGAAGTAATTACAACCTATTCGGGGTTACACGCGATTTGGATGCACCGGATAGCCCATGGATTATGGAAGTATAAATTTAAATATTTGGCACGAGTGCTGTCTCAATTTAGCCGGTTTTTAACCGGCATTGAAATTCATCCTGGTGCTAAAATAGGCAGGCGCTTTTTTATCGACCATGGGATGGGGGTAGTGATTGGCGAAACGTGCGAAATTGGAGATAATGTGACGATTTATCAAGGTGTTACTTTAGGTGGAACAGGGAAAGAAAAAGGGAAACGGCATCCGACGATTGAGGATAATGTGTTAATTGCAACGGGTGCGAAAGTGTTAGGTTCGATTACGATTGGAAAAAACTCAAAAGTAGGCGGGGGTTCTGTCGTTTTAAAAAATGTACCGCCTAATTCAACAGTCGTTGGCATTCCTGGACGTGTCGTTGTGCAAGATGGAAAACGAGTAACGCATCAATTAAATCATCACGAATTACCAGATCCAGTAGCGGACCGGATGCAACGATTAGAAGAAGAAATTCAACAACTAAAACAACAATTGGAACAAAACATAAGGAGTGAAAAGGAAAATGGCAATTCAAATTTATAA
- the gltX gene encoding glutamate--tRNA ligase, with amino-acid sequence MSEEIRVRFAPSPTGHLHIGGARTALFNYLFARHNNGKFIVRIEDTDQERNIENGEEKIFSSLKWLGLEWDESIDVGGDFGPYRSMDRLDIYKKYVDQLLAEGKAYYCYMTKEELEKEREEQLARGEMPKYSGAHRNLTAEQREAFEKEGRTPVVRFRVPEGQVIAFDDAVRGHVEFESDGIGDFIIARTGGIPTYNFAVTVDDYLMKITHVIRAEEHLSNTPRQVLIYQALGWEVPTFAHASLILNEDRQKMSKRDESIIQFVEQYAELGYLPEAIVNFIALLGWSPIGEEEIFTLDQLIEQFSLERVSKSPAVFDTKKLAWMNNQYMKQKELEDVVKLSVPHLQKAGCLPETLTPEQEQWARELVSLYQEQMSYGAEIVELTDIFFREHIDYDEEARTILEEEQVKEVFAGLLEQLDAAEDFSPESIKKAIKATQKATGHKGKKLFMPIRVVTTGATHGPELPNALHLLGKDVVINRLKKWLEA; translated from the coding sequence ATGTCAGAAGAAATAAGAGTGCGCTTCGCTCCGTCACCAACAGGTCATTTACATATCGGCGGTGCACGTACAGCTTTATTTAACTATTTATTTGCGCGTCATAACAATGGGAAATTTATCGTTCGAATTGAAGATACAGACCAAGAGCGTAACATTGAAAATGGGGAAGAAAAAATTTTCAGTAGTTTAAAATGGCTCGGTTTAGAATGGGATGAAAGTATTGATGTAGGCGGAGACTTTGGCCCGTACCGAAGCATGGATCGGTTAGATATTTATAAAAAATATGTAGATCAACTGCTCGCAGAAGGAAAAGCTTATTATTGTTACATGACAAAAGAAGAGCTTGAAAAAGAACGGGAAGAGCAGCTTGCACGCGGAGAAATGCCAAAATATAGCGGTGCTCATCGCAATTTAACAGCAGAACAACGCGAAGCATTTGAAAAAGAAGGACGTACACCAGTTGTTCGTTTCCGTGTACCAGAAGGCCAAGTAATTGCATTTGACGATGCAGTACGTGGACATGTAGAATTTGAATCAGACGGTATCGGTGACTTCATCATTGCTCGTACTGGTGGCATTCCGACGTATAACTTTGCGGTAACAGTGGACGATTATTTAATGAAAATTACCCATGTTATTCGTGCGGAAGAACATTTATCTAACACACCACGACAAGTATTAATCTATCAAGCACTTGGTTGGGAAGTCCCTACATTTGCACACGCATCGTTAATTTTAAATGAAGATCGTCAAAAAATGAGTAAACGCGATGAATCGATTATTCAATTTGTTGAACAATATGCAGAGCTCGGTTATTTACCAGAAGCAATTGTAAACTTTATTGCACTTCTCGGTTGGTCTCCTATTGGGGAAGAAGAGATCTTTACTTTAGATCAATTAATCGAACAATTTTCATTAGAGCGCGTGTCTAAATCACCAGCTGTTTTTGATACGAAAAAATTAGCATGGATGAATAACCAATACATGAAACAAAAAGAGTTAGAGGACGTTGTAAAATTAAGTGTGCCACACTTACAAAAAGCAGGATGTTTGCCAGAAACGTTAACACCAGAACAAGAACAATGGGCACGAGAATTAGTGAGCTTGTACCAAGAACAAATGAGCTATGGTGCGGAGATTGTCGAATTAACAGATATTTTCTTCCGTGAACATATCGATTATGACGAAGAAGCACGTACAATATTAGAAGAAGAACAAGTAAAAGAAGTATTTGCTGGGTTATTGGAACAATTAGATGCTGCGGAAGATTTTTCACCAGAATCGATTAAAAAAGCCATTAAAGCAACACAAAAAGCAACTGGACATAAAGGGAAAAAATTATTTATGCCAATTCGTGTTGTGACAACAGGTGCTACACACGGACCGGAACTTCCTAATGCCCTCCATCTATTAGGAAAAGACGTTGTAATAAATCGCTTAAAAAAATGGCTTGAGGCGTAA
- the ispF gene encoding 2-C-methyl-D-erythritol 2,4-cyclodiphosphate synthase, with amino-acid sequence MFRVGQGFDVHKLVEGRPLIIGGITIPYEKGLLGHSDADVLLHAVTDACLGASGEGDIGRHFPDTDRKYKDADSKKLLADAFQLVKEKGYELVNIDCTIMAQKPKMAPHIQAMKEQIATLLEASVEQVNVKATTTEQLGFVGREEGIAALSVVMLQKRETV; translated from the coding sequence ATGTTTCGTGTGGGACAAGGTTTTGATGTACATAAATTAGTAGAAGGTCGCCCGCTCATTATTGGCGGTATTACGATTCCTTATGAAAAAGGATTGCTTGGGCATTCCGATGCAGACGTGTTACTTCATGCTGTAACGGACGCATGTTTAGGTGCAAGTGGCGAAGGGGATATCGGTCGTCATTTCCCAGATACCGATAGGAAGTATAAAGATGCAGATTCTAAAAAATTGTTAGCAGATGCCTTTCAATTAGTAAAAGAAAAAGGGTATGAACTCGTCAATATTGATTGTACGATTATGGCGCAAAAGCCAAAAATGGCACCGCACATTCAAGCGATGAAAGAACAAATCGCTACGTTGCTAGAAGCATCGGTAGAACAAGTGAATGTAAAAGCAACAACAACGGAACAACTTGGATTCGTCGGTCGGGAGGAAGGGATCGCAGCGCTTTCTGTTGTGATGTTACAAAAACGGGAAACTGTTTAA
- the ispD gene encoding 2-C-methyl-D-erythritol 4-phosphate cytidylyltransferase has translation MTYEVIVLAAGQGKRMGASKNKQLIEINQIPMIVHTLLVFEKDNWCERIILVGAPLELDILASLVNEYGLAKVDCITPGGKERQHSVYEGLKNVSSEEAIVLIHDGARPFIMIDAIHRLVEKVSVYGAAIVAVPVKDTIKKVENEIVTETVDRKSLWAVQTPQAFRLSTIQAAHDKALAEGMLGTDDASLVEYAGGFVSIVPGDYDNIKITTQEDLYFAKAILEKRKAQGGN, from the coding sequence ATGACATATGAAGTAATTGTATTAGCAGCTGGACAAGGAAAACGAATGGGTGCATCGAAAAATAAGCAACTTATTGAAATCAATCAGATTCCGATGATTGTTCATACGTTATTGGTGTTTGAAAAAGATAATTGGTGTGAACGTATTATTTTAGTCGGTGCCCCGCTCGAATTAGATATTTTAGCATCGCTTGTAAACGAATATGGGTTAGCGAAAGTAGATTGTATTACACCGGGTGGGAAAGAACGGCAACATAGTGTGTACGAAGGGTTAAAAAATGTTTCTTCGGAAGAAGCAATTGTGTTAATCCACGACGGTGCGCGCCCTTTTATTATGATAGACGCAATCCACCGCTTAGTAGAGAAAGTGTCAGTGTACGGTGCAGCAATTGTAGCCGTACCGGTAAAAGATACGATTAAAAAAGTAGAAAATGAAATCGTAACCGAAACAGTGGATCGAAAAAGCTTGTGGGCGGTTCAAACGCCACAAGCTTTTCGCTTGTCCACGATTCAAGCAGCGCATGATAAAGCGTTAGCAGAGGGTATGCTAGGAACAGATGATGCTAGCCTTGTAGAATATGCGGGAGGTTTTGTCTCGATTGTTCCAGGGGATTACGATAATATTAAAATAACAACACAAGAAGACTTATATTTCGCAAAAGCGATTTTAGAAAAACGGAAAGCACAAGGAGGCAACTAG
- a CDS encoding PIN/TRAM domain-containing protein: protein MIKRIIQILLTFIGSVLGYFYGPNFFSVTDIFPTWIYHPFSGAILGGLIFFVFSLWLADLIVEFFKLVEERIVKAPVADLLFGTLGLIIGLIVAFFSQLPLSALNIELINMILIPLITIFLGYLGFQVGFRKRDELMGVFSFQGRMQQKEKQLKREYEEGRHLKILDTSVIIDGRIADICQTGFLEGVLVIPQFVLEELQHIADSSDALKRNRGRRGLDILNKIQKELDIPVEIYEGDFEDIQEVDSKLVKLAKITSGVVVTNDFNLNKVCELQKVAVLNINDLANAVKPVVLPGEELHVQVIKDGKEHNQGVAYLDDGTMIVVEEGRNYIGQTIEVIVTSVLQTSAGRMIFAKPKPLEKAL, encoded by the coding sequence ATTATTAAACGAATTATTCAAATTTTATTAACGTTTATCGGGAGTGTGCTTGGTTACTTTTATGGTCCGAACTTCTTTAGTGTAACGGATATTTTTCCAACTTGGATATACCATCCGTTCTCCGGTGCGATTTTAGGTGGACTTATATTTTTTGTTTTCTCGCTTTGGCTAGCAGATCTTATCGTGGAATTTTTTAAATTAGTAGAAGAACGTATTGTGAAAGCGCCTGTGGCGGATTTGTTATTCGGGACACTAGGGTTAATTATCGGATTAATTGTTGCTTTTTTCTCGCAACTACCGTTAAGCGCGTTAAATATTGAGTTAATTAATATGATTTTAATTCCGTTGATTACGATTTTTTTAGGCTATTTAGGTTTTCAAGTTGGATTCCGAAAACGCGATGAGTTAATGGGGGTCTTTTCTTTCCAAGGCCGTATGCAACAAAAGGAAAAACAGTTGAAACGAGAGTATGAAGAAGGACGTCATTTGAAAATTTTAGATACGAGCGTCATTATTGACGGACGGATTGCAGATATTTGTCAAACGGGCTTTTTAGAAGGTGTACTCGTAATCCCGCAGTTCGTGTTAGAAGAATTACAACATATTGCAGATTCTTCTGATGCATTAAAACGAAACCGCGGTCGACGAGGATTAGATATTTTAAATAAAATTCAAAAGGAATTAGATATTCCGGTTGAAATTTATGAAGGCGACTTTGAAGATATTCAAGAAGTAGATAGCAAGTTAGTTAAATTAGCAAAAATCACGTCAGGCGTTGTCGTAACGAATGATTTTAATTTAAATAAAGTATGTGAATTACAAAAAGTAGCAGTATTAAATATTAATGATTTAGCGAATGCAGTAAAACCAGTTGTGTTACCAGGGGAAGAATTACACGTGCAAGTCATTAAAGACGGAAAAGAGCACAATCAAGGCGTAGCATATTTAGATGATGGTACAATGATTGTAGTAGAAGAAGGACGTAATTATATCGGTCAAACAATCGAAGTGATTGTAACGAGTGTTCTTCAAACATCAGCGGGGCGAATGATTTTTGCAAAGCCAAAACCGCTTGAAAAAGCATTGTAA
- the disA gene encoding DNA integrity scanning diadenylate cyclase DisA: protein MEQQKKELSLKDILHIVAPGSPLRDGMDNVLRANTGGLIVLGYSDKMKKIVDGGFQLHCSYSPSFLYELSKMDGAIILSNDVSKILYANTQLTPDPNIETSETGMRHRTAERVAKQTGHLVIAISQRRNVITLYQGDFKYSLQDMGMILTKANQALQTLEKYKNVYEQSITNLGALELEELVTFHDVVQVIHQIEIVLRIKNEILSYVDELGTEGRLIQMQMDELVSNIDKEAKLLIKDYAKDTNVSVNKLLDTLKKSMRDELLEDQTIMKLLGYSNFSNLRDEIVAPKGYRILHKIPHLPSSVIDNIVERFKVINNVMKATIEELDDVDGIGEVRARKVKEGLKRIEDQLFFERHV, encoded by the coding sequence ATGGAACAACAAAAGAAAGAGTTATCGCTAAAAGATATTTTACACATCGTTGCACCAGGATCACCGCTCCGAGACGGGATGGATAATGTATTACGTGCGAATACAGGTGGGTTAATTGTCCTCGGTTATAGTGACAAAATGAAGAAAATTGTCGATGGTGGGTTCCAATTACACTGTTCGTATTCTCCATCTTTTTTATATGAATTATCCAAAATGGACGGAGCGATTATATTAAGCAATGATGTATCCAAAATTTTATATGCCAATACACAATTAACACCGGATCCAAACATTGAAACGAGCGAAACAGGAATGCGTCATCGTACGGCAGAACGGGTTGCAAAACAGACGGGACATCTCGTGATTGCGATTTCACAACGCCGTAATGTCATTACCCTGTATCAAGGTGATTTTAAATATTCGTTACAAGACATGGGGATGATTTTAACAAAAGCGAATCAAGCATTGCAAACGTTAGAAAAATATAAAAACGTATATGAACAAAGTATTACGAATTTAGGTGCGTTAGAGTTAGAGGAATTGGTAACGTTTCATGATGTCGTACAAGTGATTCATCAAATTGAAATTGTGTTGCGGATTAAAAATGAAATTTTAAGTTATGTGGACGAACTCGGAACAGAAGGTCGTCTCATTCAAATGCAAATGGATGAACTCGTTTCAAATATCGATAAAGAAGCAAAGTTGCTTATTAAAGACTATGCAAAAGACACGAATGTTAGTGTGAATAAGTTGTTAGACACATTGAAAAAATCGATGCGGGACGAATTGCTAGAAGATCAGACGATTATGAAATTGTTAGGGTATTCTAATTTTTCGAATTTACGAGATGAAATTGTGGCACCAAAAGGATATCGTATTTTGCATAAAATTCCACATTTACCTTCTAGCGTTATCGATAATATTGTCGAACGTTTTAAAGTGATTAACAATGTGATGAAAGCGACTATTGAAGAGTTAGATGATGTGGATGGAATTGGAGAAGTGCGTGCCCGTAAAGTAAAGGAAGGGTTAAAACGAATCGAAGACCAATTATTCTTTGAACGACATGTTTGA
- the radA gene encoding DNA repair protein RadA encodes MAKQKTKFVCTECGYESPKWMGKCPGCGTWNTMVEEVVVTEKSRHQPFGTSSDRRSLKATPITNVERTDEIRIQTKMKEFNRVLGGGVVPGSLILIGGDPGIGKSTLLLQMSAQLASLNHPVLYISGEESMKQTKIRADRLHIATEKLFLLSETNLELIEHMIKEMQPRFVVIDSIQTIYREDITSAPGSVSQVRECTGHIMRLAKTLNIAIFIVGHVTKDGAIAGPRMLEHMVDTVLYFEGERHHTYRILRAVKNRFGSTNEMGIFEMKEEGLAEVLNPSEIFLEERTNGVAGSTVVASMEGTRPMLVEIQALVSPTSFGNPRRMATGVDHNRISLLMAVLEKRVGMLLQTQDAYIKVAGGVKIDEPAIDLAIVVSIASSFRDEPTRPTDVFIGEVGLTGEVRRVSRIEQRVAEAAKLGFQRMIIPAKNLGNWTTPKRVEVIGVETVSDALYYALGG; translated from the coding sequence ATGGCGAAACAGAAAACAAAATTTGTTTGTACAGAATGTGGCTACGAATCACCGAAATGGATGGGGAAATGTCCAGGGTGTGGGACGTGGAATACGATGGTGGAAGAAGTCGTGGTAACGGAAAAAAGTCGCCATCAACCATTTGGTACATCAAGTGATCGAAGAAGTTTAAAAGCAACTCCGATTACCAACGTAGAGCGAACCGATGAAATTCGGATACAAACGAAAATGAAAGAGTTTAATCGCGTGTTAGGTGGCGGTGTGGTTCCTGGTTCGTTAATTTTGATTGGTGGTGACCCTGGGATTGGGAAATCGACACTGTTACTACAAATGTCCGCGCAATTAGCTTCGTTAAACCACCCTGTTTTATACATTTCTGGGGAAGAATCGATGAAACAAACGAAGATTCGAGCAGATCGACTTCATATCGCGACCGAAAAATTATTTCTATTGTCTGAAACCAATTTAGAATTGATTGAACATATGATTAAAGAAATGCAACCACGATTTGTCGTCATTGACTCCATTCAAACAATTTACCGGGAAGACATTACGAGCGCTCCTGGAAGTGTGTCGCAAGTACGGGAATGTACAGGGCATATTATGCGTCTTGCTAAAACGTTAAATATTGCGATTTTTATCGTGGGACATGTGACGAAAGACGGAGCGATTGCAGGACCGAGAATGCTTGAGCATATGGTTGATACGGTTCTTTATTTTGAAGGGGAACGTCATCATACGTACCGGATTTTACGGGCGGTTAAAAACCGATTTGGTTCTACGAATGAAATGGGCATTTTTGAAATGAAAGAGGAAGGGTTAGCAGAAGTATTAAATCCTTCAGAAATTTTTCTTGAAGAACGGACAAATGGGGTGGCTGGTTCTACAGTTGTCGCTTCGATGGAGGGGACGCGGCCGATGCTTGTGGAGATTCAAGCACTCGTATCACCGACCAGCTTTGGTAATCCGAGGCGGATGGCAACAGGAGTAGACCATAACCGAATTTCACTATTAATGGCTGTGCTTGAAAAACGAGTTGGAATGTTATTACAAACACAAGATGCATATATTAAAGTAGCGGGTGGTGTGAAAATTGATGAGCCCGCAATTGATTTAGCCATTGTCGTCAGTATTGCGTCAAGTTTCCGCGATGAACCTACTCGTCCAACCGATGTATTTATTGGAGAAGTTGGGTTAACAGGAGAAGTGAGACGTGTGTCGCGTATCGAGCAGCGCGTGGCAGAAGCGGCTAAATTAGGTTTTCAACGAATGATTATTCCAGCAAAAAACTTAGGTAACTGGACGACTCCAAAAAGGGTAGAAGTGATTGGGGTCGAAACCGTTTCGGATGCTTTGTATTATGCACTAGGGGGATAA
- the clpC gene encoding ATP-dependent protease ATP-binding subunit ClpC — translation MMFGRFTERAQKVLALAQEEAVRLGHNNIGTEHILLGLVREGEGIAAKALLALNLNPEKIQEEVETLIGRGEEGQQPLHYTPRAKKVIELSMDEARKLGHTYVGTEHILLGLIREGEGVAARVLNNLGVSLNKARQQVLQLLGSTEPNGNNGQQPQMNANTPTLDSLARDLTAVAKEGTLDPVIGRSKEIQRVIEVLSRRTKNNPVLIGEPGVGKTAIAEGLAQQIINNEVPETLRDKRVMTLDMGTVVAGTKYRGEFEDRLKKVMDEIRQAGNVILFIDELHTLIGAGGAEGAIDASNILKPALARGELQCIGATTLDEYRKYIEKDAALERRFQPIQVDEPTNDESIQILKGLRDRYEAHHRVTITDEAIEAAVKLSDRYISDRFLPDKAIDLIDEAASKVRLRSYTIPPNLKELENKLEEVRKEKEAAVQSQEFEKAASLRDSEQRLSEELEETKQQWKAKQGQENSEVTAQDIAMVVTSWTGVPVTKLEQEETERLLNMENILHKRVIGQEEAIKAISKAVRRAHAGLKDPKRPIGSFIFLGPTGVGKTELARAVAESLFGDEDAIIRIDMSEYMEKHATSRLVGSPPGYVGYEEGGQLTEKVRRKPYSVVLLDEIEKAHPEVFNILLQVLEDGRLTDSKGRTVDFRNTVIIMTSNVGASTLKRQKHLGFVVESSDSAYKDMKAIVLEELKRSFRPEFLNRIDETIVFHPLEKPHIEEIVKLMVKELQVRMKEQDMELSLTDAAIKKITEEGFDPEYGARPLRRALQRKVEDLLSEELLKGTIKKGQSVQVDYADDQFIVKSL, via the coding sequence ATGATGTTTGGTAGATTTACAGAACGTGCACAGAAAGTATTAGCTCTTGCACAAGAAGAAGCAGTGCGTTTAGGGCATAACAATATTGGAACAGAACATATTTTACTCGGGTTAGTCCGTGAAGGAGAAGGAATTGCTGCCAAAGCTTTATTAGCATTAAACCTAAATCCAGAAAAAATTCAAGAAGAAGTAGAAACGTTAATCGGTCGTGGAGAAGAAGGACAACAACCACTTCATTATACACCGCGTGCGAAAAAAGTCATTGAATTATCGATGGATGAAGCACGTAAATTAGGTCATACGTACGTTGGAACAGAACATATTTTACTTGGATTAATTCGTGAAGGAGAAGGCGTAGCTGCTCGTGTGTTAAATAACTTAGGTGTAAGTTTAAATAAAGCGCGCCAGCAAGTGCTACAACTTTTAGGAAGTACAGAACCGAACGGAAATAACGGGCAACAACCACAAATGAATGCAAATACCCCTACGCTAGATAGTTTAGCTCGCGATTTAACTGCGGTGGCAAAAGAAGGGACATTAGATCCTGTTATTGGGCGTAGCAAAGAAATTCAACGTGTGATCGAAGTATTAAGCCGCAGAACAAAAAACAATCCGGTATTAATCGGGGAACCGGGTGTCGGGAAAACGGCTATTGCAGAAGGGTTAGCACAACAAATTATTAATAACGAGGTGCCAGAAACGCTTCGCGATAAACGTGTGATGACATTAGATATGGGTACTGTTGTTGCAGGTACGAAATACCGCGGAGAATTCGAAGATCGTCTGAAAAAAGTAATGGACGAAATTCGTCAAGCAGGCAACGTTATTCTCTTCATTGATGAGTTACACACGTTAATTGGTGCAGGTGGCGCGGAAGGTGCTATTGATGCTTCCAACATTTTAAAACCTGCACTAGCTCGTGGGGAATTGCAATGTATTGGTGCGACAACACTGGATGAATACCGAAAATATATTGAAAAAGATGCAGCGTTAGAACGTCGTTTCCAACCAATTCAAGTTGATGAGCCAACGAACGACGAATCTATTCAAATTTTAAAAGGGTTACGCGATCGTTACGAAGCGCATCACCGCGTAACAATTACAGATGAAGCAATAGAAGCTGCTGTAAAATTATCAGATCGCTACATTTCGGACCGTTTTTTACCTGATAAAGCGATTGACTTAATTGATGAAGCAGCATCAAAAGTTCGTTTACGTTCGTATACAATTCCACCTAATTTAAAAGAACTCGAAAATAAATTAGAAGAAGTGCGGAAAGAAAAAGAAGCAGCGGTACAAAGCCAAGAGTTTGAAAAGGCAGCATCATTACGCGATTCTGAACAACGTTTAAGTGAAGAACTAGAAGAGACAAAACAACAATGGAAAGCGAAACAAGGCCAGGAAAATAGCGAAGTAACCGCACAGGACATTGCTATGGTTGTGACGAGCTGGACAGGAGTTCCCGTCACAAAGTTAGAACAAGAAGAGACAGAACGTTTATTGAATATGGAAAACATTCTTCATAAACGTGTCATTGGTCAAGAAGAAGCCATTAAAGCTATTTCGAAAGCGGTTCGTCGTGCGCATGCTGGATTAAAAGATCCGAAACGTCCAATCGGCTCCTTTATTTTCCTCGGTCCAACAGGTGTCGGGAAAACAGAATTAGCCCGTGCGGTAGCAGAATCACTGTTTGGTGATGAAGATGCGATTATCCGAATTGACATGAGTGAATACATGGAAAAACACGCGACAAGTCGTCTTGTTGGTTCTCCGCCTGGTTATGTTGGATATGAAGAAGGTGGACAATTAACAGAAAAAGTACGTCGTAAACCATATTCTGTCGTGCTATTAGATGAAATTGAAAAAGCACATCCAGAAGTATTTAATATTTTACTTCAAGTACTAGAAGATGGTCGTTTAACGGACTCGAAAGGTCGTACCGTTGATTTTAGAAATACGGTTATTATTATGACGTCGAATGTCGGTGCAAGTACATTAAAACGACAAAAACATCTTGGATTTGTGGTTGAGTCTAGTGATTCAGCATATAAAGATATGAAGGCAATAGTGTTAGAGGAATTGAAACGTTCTTTCCGACCAGAGTTTTTAAACCGGATTGATGAAACGATTGTATTCCATCCTCTTGAAAAACCTCATATTGAAGAAATCGTGAAATTGATGGTCAAAGAGTTGCAAGTACGTATGAAAGAGCAAGACATGGAATTATCGTTAACGGATGCTGCGATTAAGAAAATTACCGAAGAAGGATTTGATCCAGAATACGGAGCTCGTCCGTTACGTCGAGCTTTACAAAGAAAAGTGGAAGATTTATTATCGGAAGAGCTTTTAAAAGGAACGATTAAAAAAGGACAAAGCGTACAAGTAGATTATGCAGATGATCAATTTATTGTAAAATCGTTGTAA